The following DNA comes from Naumovozyma dairenensis CBS 421 chromosome 4, complete genome.
GAAATATTGCTTTCAATGATTCAATGATGTTTTTCCTGTTGACaccttctttatttttatcattgttCCTAATAATAAGCTTACCACCACacttttcaaaaatctttaaattttcagAAATTTCCCTCATTTTATTGCTATTGTTATTGTCTGCATTGTTAGAGAAAGACGATTGtacgaataataatatgacatctattttatttgattgaaCCAAATATTTTGCCAAAGAAATGGCTTTAAGGCCTGATCTACCAACATCTGATGCTATTATAACAGCTAAAGGgtttttatcattatttttgtcattcttaaaatttttgtcattcttatttttacttttatCTAACAatttatctttcaaaaaatatgatgaattgatAGCAAAATTTTCTGCTAATGAATCTGTACTAATatggaatttttcaaaattaattctttcaatttccaaTAACTGTATTGGAGTAACTAAGGGGATGTTTTGATTCGTTTTGGAATCCTTTACTGtgttttgttgttgaggTTGATATTGTAATTGTAAAGATGATGTTGAAGAGTTTAAAGATTGTCCATCATGAACAACATTGTTcgtatttttattcaatgtTTCGTTTAGAAGTAAATTTTCTATATTTTGAAGgacatctttattattcGTATTTATATTATGACTATTAGCATCCTTATCATTGCTACCACTAACGGCAGAATGTAATAAATGCGTAATATTGATGGATTTCGTTATAGGTAAATAATTTggatcatcaatatcatcgaattcataatcatcctcatcttcGTCTTCGTCATTGTTTACATTTTCATTGCCTGTAACaatcatttcattattttgataGTGATCTTTATTTACGACATGagtaatgttattattgttgtcaTATTCTCTTAATTGGttaaatatatcttttttgttAAATAGATTCAAATTACCTTGAAAATCgaaatcttcatcttgCTTGATCTTCTCCACATCGTCATTTTTCCAATCAATCTCATTTGCATTCCCATTGCCTATTTCATTTGATATCTGCCTTtgtttattgttattattggcATTGTTCgcattgatattattggaTACTGCTTTCTTTTTGGCAACGTTCAAAACTTTCAAATCCTTAAGTCTTGAAGAACGAACTTTAAAGGCTTGTGATCTCCCACCATCACTAAATTTCACATTATTCAAAGTCAAACCTTTGTTAGTAGCTTTAGCAATTTTACCAGTAATTAACTTACCATCTTTTAGTTCCACTTGGACTTCAAATCCAACGAATTGGGACATGGtgtttgaataataattttttaccTGTCAGAGTTCTTTGTGTATCCTTTCCTAAAAGTACTATGAGTTTAATTATGAATTGATTATCTCAACGAGTATAGTATATTCTGTTTTTACCGCTGCTGTCGACTCCATATGTTTATGTTAATGTTTATGTTtatgtttatatatatattctcttGTCTTACTTGTTTTTCGTCAACTTCTAACgtcaagaagaaagaagCGAGAACTTCCATCGTCTTGTACGTCAAAATAGTTCAATCCAGTTGAAACATCTTAGATTTATTGTTAGAAAGGTCCCTTAAAAGTAAGAGTTAATCCCTTCCAATTATCCCCTGGGTACTTGAGAATAGTGTATACTGGTTAGGAAACTGGATAGTTATTTGTATATCTCCATCCTTTACCATCGTTAGTTTGCTGTTAAACAGTTGAATTACTACCAATCCCCCAGCAACAAGGCCATATAACGAAAAAATGCGTGTATTAAAACTACTGAAAAACGCTACTGGTGGTGCCAGTATTAGTTTACTTCCCGAGGATAAAGAGGATTTATTCACCATTCATCAACTGATcgataaagatgatgaaataattttcaagaaaaaattcaCAACGAAGACTGCACAAGTTAATGAACAAAGTTCTACCACTAAGAAGACAACGGATTTAGCAAGATTAAGAATCAAAGTTCTTTCCAATGAATTTTCTCTGGCTgatgattatttaaaatataaaggtGTCACCACTACGGATGAATCAGGTCAATCAAATGTTGATATTCCTGTGGGtaaatttctttcatttgTTGTGAATTTCACTTACCCTTTTACAATTATTAAggatgaatttgataaatatgctgaaaaattattaaataatgcATGTAATCCTGAATCTAAATCAGATACAGCTGCTGTAGTATTACAAGAAGGTATCGCTCATGTTTGTTTATTGACACCATCCTCTACCATCTTAAAGCAAAAGATAGAATATAGTATGccgaagaagaaaagatcCACTGATGTAATGAAATTCGATGAAAAGACAACAAAATTCTATAAGGCAATCTATGAATCcattaagaaaaatttcgatatttctaatttgaaattaattttattatgttCTCCTGCATTTTATGCCAAGACACTTtatgataaaatattacaatATGCTAAAGAggaacaaaataaattgattcTAAGTAATCAAAACAAATTCTTAGTGGCTCATTGTTCTACAGGTTATTTACAAGGTATTAGTGAAGTTCTTAAAGATCCATTATTTACATCGAAATTAAACGATACTAAATATACACAAGATGTTCAAATTTTGGATGATTTCTTGAAACATTTAGATGCAGATGATTTTAAAGCTTGGTATGGTGAGAGTGAAGTTGTAAAAGCTGCTGAAATGGGGGCTatcaattatttattaataacaGATATTATAATGAGATCCTCTGATTTAGttcaaaggaaaaaattccaaaacGTGGCTGATGTAGTCGAACAGAATGGTGGTAAGGTCATTGTTTTCAGTACCTTACATGAATCCGGGgaagaattagataaattgACAGGTGTAGCTTGTATCTTAAAGTATCCATTGCCTGATCTAGATGAAGATTATGAAGACGGTGAAGATATATAAGATCTAGtgaaaaaaacaagatCCCTTCAGAGATTTTTCATATCGttgtttgaaattattatagataatatttatttcttttcactTTGActttattcatttattcaCTCTTAAAATAAGCATTTTTTATGcatatatctatatattttcaatttttatACTGTTGACTATACAATCCTGTCAATGgtataaataatttttttttttgaatagtTTTCATTTTACCGTTATTTCAATTGAGCAGAAGAACGATTACTATTAGCATTTTCTTTCAGGGCAATCAATTGCCTTGCTCTAAAACGTTCGTAATGAATATAAGATGTAGATTCGATTAAATCTTGTAAATGTGTTCTAATTAAGAACTCTCTTAAGTATACGAACTCACATTGATTCATATCTTCTACGTTGATGGCACCCCAGCGTGTTTTTCTCCCTCTGAAAGTTTGGCCATCGActtcaatttccttttctgaGCCAACAACAGCGAATGGGATAATTGATCTTATacttttattcaattctaattcttcatccgttaaatcttcattatcatatggatatattttgaaattatacttttgaaattgtttttgaatatttgatcTAAAATTAACTCTTTCATCGATGGTTAGAGCATCTGATTTAGCAATAACTGGAATGACATTGGCCAATTCagtcaattttttcaaagcGGCAATATCTAACTTAGTTAAacctttattatttggttgtaagaaatataaaattgCATGAACTCTTGTATCAGGGAGATGTCTCTCACGTTGTGCTGTTAATTCTTTACGTAAGTAAATGGAATGTTgttctttaatatatttaactATTGGTTCCCAGactttatcattattgatTTGATCACCAAATCCTGGGGTATCAATGATGTTAATGTTCAAACGAACCttatcttcaattaatgaatgagTAGATACTTTCATTTCTGTGGTTTTCGAGATAGGTAGTTTAGTAATATCGTTGCCCGTAGCAGTATCAATCAAATGGGAGGCAAACAAAGTATTAATTAATGTACTTTTGCCTAAGCCTGAATGACCTACAACCATAATGTTAAATTGAAATCCTCTCTTAAGTAGACGGTGTTCAATTTGTGTAGTAATTGTGTCGAAACCAACGTAGGAAGTTGGTTCAAGAGCAGCAGTCATTGAAAGAGACATTGTTATTCGGTGAAATTCAGTACTTTTCGGAGATGTTAGTTCTTGAGCCTTTATACCTTGATTATAGAGTAGCCAATAATGAACCTTACTTATGTACTTTTCTCAATGTTAAGCACTTTTGTCTCTTAGATCAACAACACATAAGAAGATTCAGATGTTTTTGATCTCGATAGTTTGATTAGGTTCcacaaattttttcaaaacacAAAACTAACTCGTTGTTACCCGTCACGGGTAGAGGAATTCTCTTATTAAGAGTAAATccttaattaattaattaagtAGAGATGAAGCAATTGATCGAGTGGTGATGACAGTTATTGAACACCTACAATTCGAAGGCCAGTGattaatgaagaaggtAAGCTTGTTGTAAATGTTGCCATAATACGCTATGCCAAGAATTAGTCCTGTCCTTGCAAAAAAAGCACTTTCCATCCAACCATATTTACCGCTATTACTCCCGGAATGCAGAACCTTAGAATCTGCTAaacaagaattgaaatGGATTCGTTATGAACTGTCATCATCTAATAGGACACACTATCGTATGAGTGTAAAAAAGGCATGCCTCTTAAGATACCAGCATGTGCCATTACAATATATCCTTGGCACTCAACCATTTGGCTCCTTGAACATCATCTGTAAAAGGAACGTTCTTATCCCCAGATGGGAAACTGAAGAATGGGCAACTGCATTACTTAAGTGCTTGATtaaatattggaaaaacCATCAATTACGCAAACCATTATCTATATGGGATCTTTGCTCGGGATCTGGTTGCATCTCACTTCTAAGTAAATCAGAGCTAAATAAAGCTGACATTAAATCCAATATTACTGCAATTGATTTATCTTCTGCTGCAATTTCCTTAATTAAGTTAAATATgcaaaaattgaaaatacaaGCTATCAACGTAAAgcaattgaatattttagaTTGTGGACCAACAAATAACTCATTCCAAGAAATCGACGTTTTGATATGTAACCCGCCCTATATTCCTAAACATGATTTCAATATAAGCGTTAATAAATCAGTTAGATTATATGAACCTAAATTGGCATTAATTGGTGACTTGGAATtttatgaaaatttaatagATTCCTGGTTGCTAAAAGGAAATAATCGAACTGTCAATTCGTTTGTTTATGAAATTGGGGATATACATCAGTTCAACTATATTAAAGAACGTATCAATAAAAACCCGTTATTAAAAGATACTTGGGAAGTTGGATTAAAATTCGATAGTAATGGGAAACCTAGATGTGTCTTTGgattcaataaaataaaaccAGCTTTCAAGTATATTTTCCATGAATTTGGCAGCAGCAGTGGTATTCAGctttaaaagaagatttaTATATGAGTGAATAAGAGCTTCTGCCAAAGGTCATACCTAGCACTACCATTTGATAACTTCTAATAGAGAATTTACAAGTACAAAAAGGAAATGTTGAGCTGCAGAGATATCCAGCTTGATCCGTCGGAACGGACTAGTGGACTTAACGAAAGATGGATATCAACTGAAACTTAATTTAGCAATCGATATAGTtcatatcttcttctcaATGGTAGTTAAAagttaattaatttatatGTAAGTTGATCTTATCTAGCCGTTAAGCTAGTTCGACTTGTACGTATTCTAACAACTGTGGGtcaaaaaatcaaatatttttagaatattaaaattattaattaatttatagAAACTACTAGATTAAGTTATAAGAAAAACGGTTAGAAATTGAAAGGGAGAACTACATGATAGAACAACATTCTGCAAACACAGATTTTCTCTTCTCCTGTTCTTTAGTGGCTTTAGAAGGTCTTATATTCCTACCTGCAggtttttcttcttcacctAAAATGGCTACTGGAATACTCGCACCAGCACCTGCATAACCTGCTGAACTAACAGCAGTACCGATTGAAGAGCGTCGACGTCTTACAGGTGTAGTACCAGTTTTAGTTTCTTTTGCTCCAGCTGTTCCAGTAGTTGCTTCTGTTCCTGTGGCACCTGTTACCTGCTTTCCAGTTGTTCTTTTGGTACCAATGCTATCATCACCGGACCTCCCTCCAGCACCAACCGCTGCCTCTGTGGCGCCAGTAGTACCTGCGGTTCCAGTTGCCATTGTTCCCTTTTCTTTGTCCCTATTAGATGTTTTCCCAGTAGTACCATAATATTTAGAAGCAATTCCATAAAAAGTTTGACCTTGTATAGCAGCTACTttcaattctaattctGAGGCAGTTCTTGAACCATCTGAACCTGCCAAAGTGCCAGCTCCCCAAGGCGAGCCTCCATgaatttcatcaatatttgaCAAATTCCCAAATACATTCTTATAACCCAAGGGGACATAGATAATACCATGATGTGCcaaataattcaaacaaGTCTTAATGGTAACTTCTTGTCCACCACCATAACTCGCAGTACTAACGAAGAGCCCAGCAATTTTCCCATCTAATTGTCCCTTCACCCAAATGCTACCAGTCTTATCCCAAAATGCACACCATTGAGCTGGTAAATTTCCGAATCTCGTTGGTATCCCGAACAAAAAGGCATCATATTCTATCAATGTATCCTTTGTTGCCACTGGGATATCTGAAGGTTTTGGAGGCGCACTCATTTTATCAAGCACAACTTGAGTTAAAGTTTCCTCCACTCTAAATATATCTGCATGACCTCCCATGGATTCAATACCCGATTGAACAGCTTTTGCCAAATTTGTAATATGGCCATATGTCGAATATGTAATGATTGCAATTTTCATCTTGCTATCCTTGTAtcctttcttttttttttatggTTGAGAAACTGTAATATAAGCAATCTGTTGTTAATGATAGTGGCAGAAAgacaagaaaagaaatctaatttttgaaaagtaaaaagggtgaaaaatttacacTTATATAACCT
Coding sequences within:
- the NDAI0D01290 gene encoding uncharacterized protein (similar to Saccharomyces cerevisiae DOM34 (YNL001W) and YCL001W-B; ancestral locus Anc_1.418) — encoded protein: MRVLKLLKNATGGASISLLPEDKEDLFTIHQLIDKDDEIIFKKKFTTKTAQVNEQSSTTKKTTDLARLRIKVLSNEFSLADDYLKYKGVTTTDESGQSNVDIPVGKFLSFVVNFTYPFTIIKDEFDKYAEKLLNNACNPESKSDTAAVVLQEGIAHVCLLTPSSTILKQKIEYSMPKKKRSTDVMKFDEKTTKFYKAIYESIKKNFDISNLKLILLCSPAFYAKTLYDKILQYAKEEQNKLILSNQNKFLVAHCSTGYLQGISEVLKDPLFTSKLNDTKYTQDVQILDDFLKHLDADDFKAWYGESEVVKAAEMGAINYLLITDIIMRSSDLVQRKKFQNVADVVEQNGGKVIVFSTLHESGEELDKLTGVACILKYPLPDLDEDYEDGEDI
- the CDC10 gene encoding septin CDC10 (similar to Saccharomyces cerevisiae CDC10 (YCR002C); ancestral locus Anc_1.419), producing the protein MSLSMTAALEPTSYVGFDTITTQIEHRLLKRGFQFNIMVVGHSGLGKSTLINTLFASHLIDTATGNDITKLPISKTTEMKVSTHSLIEDKVRLNINIIDTPGFGDQINNDKVWEPIVKYIKEQHSIYLRKELTAQRERHLPDTRVHAILYFLQPNNKGLTKLDIAALKKLTELANVIPVIAKSDALTIDERVNFRSNIQKQFQKYNFKIYPYDNEDLTDEELELNKSIRSIIPFAVVGSEKEIEVDGQTFRGRKTRWGAINVEDMNQCEFVYLREFLIRTHLQDLIESTSYIHYERFRARQLIALKENANSNRSSAQLK
- the EDC3 gene encoding Edc3p (similar to Saccharomyces cerevisiae EDC3 (YEL015W); ancestral locus Anc_1.442), with protein sequence MSQFVGFEVQVELKDGKLITGKIAKATNKGLTLNNVKFSDGGRSQAFKVRSSRLKDLKVLNVAKKKAVSNNINANNANNNNKQRQISNEIGNGNANEIDWKNDDVEKIKQDEDFDFQGNLNLFNKKDIFNQLREYDNNNNITHVVNKDHYQNNEMIVTGNENVNNDEDEDEDDYEFDDIDDPNYLPITKSINITHLLHSAVSGSNDKDANSHNINTNNKDVLQNIENLLLNETLNKNTNNVVHDGQSLNSSTSSLQLQYQPQQQNTVKDSKTNQNIPLVTPIQLLEIERINFEKFHISTDSLAENFAINSSYFLKDKLLDKSKNKNDKNFKNDKNNDKNPLAVIIASDVGRSGLKAISLAKYLVQSNKIDVILLFVQSSFSNNADNNNSNKMREISENLKIFEKCGGKLIIRNNDKNKEGVNRKNIIESLKAIFQTLNNPSIELVIDGLQGFDCDLLDDFDTGLEYELIEILTWCNYQKNNKNNNSNCELWSIDFPSGYESSTGMKNFENCINHVDGILCSNWPINSLLNLHKTMDNKKLSHLVLVDTGIANQVYFEKNSFKKFQNIDLFVTKGHKIIDL
- the MTQ1 gene encoding S-adenosylmethionine-dependent methyltransferase (similar to Saccharomyces cerevisiae MTQ1 (YNL063W); ancestral locus Anc_2.245) → MPRISPVLAKKALSIQPYLPLLLPECRTLESAKQELKWIRYELSSSNRTHYRMSVKKACLLRYQHVPLQYILGTQPFGSLNIICKRNVLIPRWETEEWATALLKCLIKYWKNHQLRKPLSIWDLCSGSGCISLLSKSELNKADIKSNITAIDLSSAAISLIKLNMQKLKIQAINVKQLNILDCGPTNNSFQEIDVLICNPPYIPKHDFNISVNKSVRLYEPKLALIGDLEFYENLIDSWLLKGNNRTVNSFVYEIGDIHQFNYIKERINKNPLLKDTWEVGLKFDSNGKPRCVFGFNKIKPAFKYIFHEFGSSSGIQL
- the NDAI0D01320 gene encoding uncharacterized protein (similar to Saccharomyces cerevisiae YCP4 (YCR004C); ancestral locus Anc_1.421), yielding MKIAIITYSTYGHITNLAKAVQSGIESMGGHADIFRVEETLTQVVLDKMSAPPKPSDIPVATKDTLIEYDAFLFGIPTRFGNLPAQWCAFWDKTGSIWVKGQLDGKIAGLFVSTASYGGGQEVTIKTCLNYLAHHGIIYVPLGYKNVFGNLSNIDEIHGGSPWGAGTLAGSDGSRTASELELKVAAIQGQTFYGIASKYYGTTGKTSNRDKEKGTMATGTAGTTGATEAAVGAGGRSGDDSIGTKRTTGKQVTGATGTEATTGTAGAKETKTGTTPVRRRRSSIGTAVSSAGYAGAGASIPVAILGEEEKPAGRNIRPSKATKEQEKRKSVFAECCSIM